Sequence from the Candidatus Krumholzibacteriia bacterium genome:
TGCCCAACAACGTGACCCTGCGGTACGAGGAGCCGTGCTCTGCGTAGGCGTACTGCACGAGGACGATGTCGGTGTGCGCGTCGCCGTCGACGTTTCCCGCCGCCATGCGGTCGCAGGACCATCCGGTCAGTCGCAGCAACTGAGGCGCGAAGGAGCCGTCGCCGTTGCCGAGGATCGTACCCAGCGCCCCCCTCCCCCCTTCGAAGTAGGAGGAGCCGTAACTCACCAGGATGTCCATGTCTCCGTCCTCGTCCACGTCGAGTGACTCGAGGTCGTTAATGTGGCTCTGCGCCATCGCGCCGAGGACGCGGGGCTCAGCGAAGGTCCCGTCTCCAATGCCCCGACGCAGGGACACTTGCCGCCCGGCGCCGACCAGATCGAGGATGCCGTCGCCATCGAAGTCCGCGAGATCGGCGGCTACGGAAGAAGCCGCGTCCGGGAGCGGGTCGAATCCGCCGTCGCCGCGGCCGAGGAGAACTCGGAGAGAGCTTCCGGAGAGCACCGCGTCCGTGTCGCCATCCAGGTCCAGGTCACCCAGAGCGAGAAGCGAACCCTTCGGAGCCGCGAGGTCCGCGGTGCGCAGGAAAGCGCCAGTTCCCGTCCCCGCGAAGAAGGCGATGCCGTCCTCTGCCGAACGGTCGTTCGCGTACGTGGCGGCGATGTCGAGCGCGCCGTCGCGATCGAGGTCGCAGGTCGCGACGCTGCGCGTCGGTCCGCCCGTAGGAATCTCGCCTTCGCTGCCGAAACTGCCGTCGCCGTTTCCGTAGGCGATCGCCACCATCCCCGTGCCAGTGGTCATGGCGACGTCGGCCCGCCCGTCCCCGTCGAAGTCGGAGGTCACGAGCGTCGACGCCCCCGGGGCGGCCACCGAATCCCTGGGCTTGGCGAGACCGCCAGGCGTGCCTCGGTAGACAGAAAGTGTCCCATCGTCCCAGACGGCGACGAGGTCGGAGAAGCCATCCCCGTCGAGGTCGGAGGCGGCGAGTCCGTACGGGTGCTCCGGTGTGCCGCGCGTGTCGACGACCTGCCCCATTCCGAACGTTCCTCGGCCGAGGTTCGGGAAGAACATCACATTCGTGGCGTTGGCGGTCGCGATGTCGATGACGGTGTCGCCGTCCAGGTCGGCGAGCACGATGGCACGGGGACTGTAGTAGGAATCGAGCGCTGCTGGAAAGCCGAAGGAGCCGTTGCCGTTGAAGAGCAAAGACACGCCGCCACGGCTCGCCGACACACAAGCCGCGAGATCCAGATCCCCGTCGGAGTCCAAGTCGGCGCTCGCCACAGCCGTGGGCAACCTGCCGAAGCTCAAGGTCACGCGGTCGCCGAAGCCGCCACCGCCGTCACCTCTCCAAACGAAGACTTCGTCCGTGCCGCGGCTCGCCGCCACCAGATCGAGGTGTGCGTCGGAGTTCAGGTGCGATGTCGTCAGATAGTCCGCGGCGGCCGCCAGGCTCGTGTGGACGGTGAACGTCCCGTCACCGTCTCCGAGAAGGATCGAGATCAGACCTTCACCCTCCTGCCGGTGCGCGACCGCCAGGTCCAATCTCCCGTCGGCGTCGAAGTCGCCAGCGGCGAGAGCGCCGGCGTCCGCGACAACGTCGGAGTCGAGCCTTGATCTCGGGATCCGCCCGGCATTCCCGAGCCAGACCGAAATGCCCTGCGGACCGGAGTTCGCCGTCGCGATGTCGGCGACGCCGTCCCCGTCAAAATCCCCGGCGGCGACCCAGAGCGCCCTGCCTCCGGTGGAGGCGGAGATGAAGCTCGAGTCGAAACGGACGTCGAACGCGCGCCCGGGCGGCGCGACAACGAGCGTTACGAACGCCGCACACCACACGCGGCCTGGGATTGCCGCGCCAGGTCGATCTCGCGAATGGCGTGAATACTGCTTCATGGGCGATACATCGATTTGATCGTTCCCCAAGTTCCACGGGTGATTGCTGTCGGCGGCTCGCAGACGTAGATGCGGAACGTGTAGTCCGGATCCCCGATATCCGCCCCATGCCGGATCCAGCTCCCTTCCGGGATGCGCGTGTACGCCGCGCCGCGCGGGTAGGGGTCGAACTGTCCGCCGAGCCAGCCGCAACCGCCACCCGTCGTTCGCAGGACGAGCGTGTACGTAACAGCAGGGGCGACGCTGGCGGAGGCAGCGAAGTCGATCCCGACCCAATGTCGATCCACTGGAACGTAGGCGAGGGGCACACTCGAACTCGAAATCACCGTGCCCGGAAAACCGCGGCGGATCTCGGCGACGAGGGAGTCCTCGAACAATCTCCCGAACGACCGATTGCCGAGGAACTCGATGCGCGTCAGGTGACCCGCATGGCCGACGACGAAGGTCTGGGCGCGGTAGTAATCGGCCGATGGGCCGCCGGAGATCCCGGGCCACAGCTGCTGGGCCTGGTCCGGGACCTCGCAGGACGCGGCGCATGCTGGCATCGGCCGCAACACCGCGACGAGGAGCACGCAGACACGCACGTCATGGCGCACCGCCGGCTTCCCGGAGACGCGGGACCTGAAGAGTCGGGCGAATCGCATGGCGTACTCGCACCTGCACGAAACTTTCGAACGAGAGCATTGTACCGCGCGCGGCAAGGGATAGGAAGTCCTTGCCAGCCGGGGTGGTGGTTCGTTCCGCGTTATTTTGAGTTCCGTGAGGTGCTCGGCCAGTGTTCTGCCACAAAGCGCCAGGTGCGGCCTGCGGTGGTTGTATTCGCTTTCCCCGCGTGTTTCTTCCGCAGCTCCTGAGGTGTTCTGAAGACCGTGCGGCGATAGAATTCGTCCTCGTGGGTACGATGACTCCTCTCGACCTTGCCCTTGGCCTCGGGAGAGGCAGCTGGAGTATGGCGGTGCTCGCACACAGCCTGTTGGGGGACGTGTACGACAAGAAGGCTCGGCAACAAGAGTCTCCCTGCCAGCAGGATCCCTCCTTCGGGGAGGCCACCAAGCCTCCGGAGGTCGGGCGGAAATCCGCAACGTCGCCGACGGCCACGTGCCATTCAGGGCCGTCTGCTCCGAGCCCTGGGCTATTGCAGCACCGCGAGCTTCCGCGTCAGCCGACGCGTCCCCACCTGCAGTTCGTAGATGTAGAGACCGCTCGCCACCCGTGTGCCCGTGGCGTCGATCCCGTTCCAGGTGACGCGGTAGGCGCCTTCCTCCTGCCAGGAGTCCACGAGCCGACGCACCACGCGCCCGGCCACGTTGTAGATGGTGAGCCGCACGTGCCCGGCGTCCTCGGGGGCAACGGCGTAGTGGATGGTCGTGGCCGGATTCATCGGGTTCGGGCGGTTCTGCTCGAGAACCGTCAGACGCGGCGTCCTGTTCTCCGTCAGATCCGTCGTGCCGCAGGCTGGAGTTCCGTCGCACACCGTCTCGAACGTGCCGGAATCGGTGAGCGAGATCTCATCGAGCCACCAGCCCTCGGCCGGCGTCAGGTTGGCGGCGTTGCAGCCGAGGCGCCAGCGGACGAGCACGGACTTGCCGGCGTAGAGCGGCTGGCCGAGGGGCGCCGTCATGCCACCGAGGTTCACAGTCACCATTTGGAAGCCGTTCGAGTTGCCGCTCCAGAAGAGCGTTCCCCTGGCGAAGGGGCTGCCATTCGGGTTCACCGGCACACGCGTCGAGTTGTAGGTGTTGCCGATGTCCTGCCAGGTCGCACCGCCGTCCGCGGAGATCTCCAGCACCGCGCCGTCGTACCCATCCTCGAGGACGTACTGGTGCCGGAAGCTGAGCACGGAAGTCGGGCTGACGTAGAGCAGCGGCGAGACGAGGACGATGTTCTTGATCGCTGGAGAGTCGCTGGCGAACCAGGCGTGTGTAGGGCTGTAGGCCGCGCTCGTTGTATAGCCCCAGTCGTCGACACCGCTCAGGGCCGCATGGGTGAACCCATTTGGCGCGGTTCCCTCCATGTCATCGAAGAACTGCAGCGGCACCAGCTCCCGGTTCGACTCGAGCTCGAGGTCGAAGGTGCGCGTCACCGTGTAACCGCCTTCGGCGCTGAGATCGAGCGCCAGAGTGGCGGTCGTGAGGCACGGCGTCTGCGAGCTCACGCGGATCGCGAACGGTTGGTCGCCGCCCTCGAAGTGCTGCGCGTCGAGGTCGCCGTAACCGGAGGTCGGATGCTCCACCGAGAGATGGTTGGAGAGGCTGCGGAGCGTCGCGCCCACGGCCTTGGCGTGCGTGCCGCCAGCGTTCCGCACCGTCACCGCGAGGCTCAGGCTTTCGCCGCCGTCAGGCCGGCCGTCGCCGTCGCAGCCTGCCACCTCCGCCACCTGCACGGCGTCGATCACCAGATCCGGGGCGTCGCAGGCAAGTGTCACGTTGCGTTCCACCACGTTGGCGTCGACGTTCCCCTGGCTGTCGCGCGCCCGCACCACGAAGTAATAGGTGGCGTTGGGGGTGAGACCGGTGACGCGATGCTTGAGCAGACTGGTGGAGGCGATCGGCGTCACCGTCGGTACCGGGGAGGAGGAGGAAGCGTAGATGAGATAGGTTACGGGCGGGCTCATGTCGCTCGCCGCCTGCCACTTGAGGTCGGCAACATCGCAAGCCGGCGTGTTGGGGTTGCTGGCCGTTTCGAGCCCGGCGAAGATGGGGGCGTCCGTCTCGGCGCCTGTGCAGAGCGCTGTGGCCTCGCACTGCTGGCGCAGGATCGCGGCATGGGTCACCTGGTAGTCGTCGAGGTTCCAGCCGGGAAGCACGACCCCGGAGGAAGCCAGGTCGGTGGCCATCCGGAAGCGCAGCAGGCAAGTCTGGCCTTGCCAGGGCGCCATCGCCAGGTTCACGGCGTCGAAGAGCGGGTAGCTGGCGTTCATGCCGTTCCAGCACCGCCGACCCGAGATGGAAGACTGCGGGTTGACCATGACCGCGTCGTCGTACCCGACGTCGGTCTGGTCACCGACATCGATCCAGCTTTCGCCGCCGTCCAGCGACAGCTCGAGAAGGCAGCCGTCCCAGTCGTTCTCCGTGTCGTACCGGTGCCAGAACGTTACCACCGTGGTGGCAGACGGCACGAAGGCCGGGGGTTCGAGCGTGACGTCCTTGCCCGTGGGCGGGGCGACGCTGAACCAGGAGTGGCCGGGGATGGCGCCGAACGTGTGGTTGCCGTTCGTGTTGTGGGACCAGTCGTCTTCGTTGATGGTGGAGCCATGCTGCCAGCCGTTCTCCGTCCCTGACTCCATGTCGTCCACGAAGGGCGAAATCGCCACGAAGAGCGAATCGACGGCGAGCTGGACGAGGATGTTCTGGGTTACCGAGTAGCCTCCCGCCGCCGCCAGATCGAGGGCCAGCGAGGCAGTGGCGCCACAGAAGGCGCCTGGGTTCCCGTGGATACGGAACGGCACGATCGTGCTGCCGACCCTGCCGCGCCCGAGGTCCGGGAACTGCGCCGACCCCTGCACCACGGAGAGCATGGGATTCTGGCTGGTGAGGGTGCCGGTGATCCCGGTCGCCGGGGCCGCTGTGGGCCCGTTGCGGATCGTGACCGCGAGGCTCACGTTTTCGCCGGGATCGACGAAGCCGTCCAGATCGCAGCCTCCGGAGACACGGGAGAAAGACACGGAGAGCGATGGCGTAGTGTCGCAGACCTGACCCACGCTGAAGCTCGCCAGCATCTTCTGGCTGCTCGGTCCGATGTTGCGCACGCTGACTCCGGTGGCGGCGCCGGCATGATCGCGCGACGAGGGCAACGTCGTATCGTCCCAGTTGGCGTTGTTCTCGGCGCTGAAGAAATCCTCCGACTCGCCGAACCACGGGCCCACGACGGGCGGCGCCGCTGTTTGCATCTCCCACTGGTTATCGGCCTCGATCACCATCACCTGATAATGACCGGTCAGGCACGGGTTGCCCGTTGGGCAGGACTCGTCATTCTGCGTCAGGACGTTGTTGTCTATGTGCGTGATCAGAAAACCGGTGCCAAGAAGGTACTGGTCCCACTTCTTGCGCTGCCGGTTCTCCACCAGGAACCACTCGTTCTGCGAGTAATCCCCGCCGCGCCAGAGCTTCACGGCCTCTGCCGCGTCGCCCTGGTAATAGAGCGGCGCCGTCTCGTCGCAGACGACCTCGCGCGGTGCGAGCCAGCCGAGTTCCTCCTTGCTCCAAGCGCACATCTGCGTCGGCGTGGCTGGGTGAGCATAGTCGCCGCCGTACGCGCCAGCGGCCATGAGGCAATACAGGCCCATCCCGCCGGTGCTCACCTGTCCCGCCGGGTCGTAGGCCGTGCGGTCGTAGAGGTCCGGCAGCCCGAGGGCGTGGCCGAACTCGTGGCTGAAGACGCCGATCTCGATGCGGCCGGCGAAGCAGGACAGCGCCGGCATGATCACGTAGTCGTCGACCAGGAGGGGCTGGCCGTTGGCGCCGATGTCGTTGGTGACAAAGGGCTGGCCGTGCTGGGTCCAGCCGGAGTACGAGAAGGAGTGCGACCAGATCTCGCTGCCACCGCATTCGCCGCCTTCGTTCGGGTGCACGAACATGACGAGGTCCACCTTGCCGTCGTCATCGCCGGAGTTGGGGACGTTGTCGGGCCCGTCATTGTCGTAGATGCGGAAATCGAGCGTCGGGTCCGCGGCCTGCAGCGTGTGGCGGATGAAGGCACCGGCCTCCCCCGACGCGGCGCTCGTTCCCAGGCCATTGTCGTCGCCGGTGTAGAACAGGCCGGGCTCGGGCAGGGGGAACCAGCCGAACACGCCGCCCTGTAGATCGAAGGTGCCGTACGACATGTCCCGATAGTGCTCGCGCATCGACCCAGGCTGGCCGAGCGGGTTGGTGGCGCCGTACTCGAGGCTGAAGAGCTCGTCCACGAGATCGGTCACGGGCCAGTCGGGGGCAGGCTTGTCGGCGTAGATGCCGGCAAGAACCGGGCAGAAGCGCGTCGTGGTGATGCGCGACGAGGCGATCGTCTCGGCCGAGCTGCGGGAGTGCCCCTTGCGCTCGAGCTCGCGGACGAGCTGGCGTCGTTGCAACTTCTGGCGCTCCACCACGCTGCGAAAACCTTGGCGAGGGTAGAAGAGTCCTGGGTCTCGGCGCAGCTCCTCCCGTACCGAAGCGGGCAGGCCGCGGCTGTTTCCGGGCGCTGGTGGCGGCATGGCGTTCGCTGCTCGGGGCACCAGGAGGAGCAAAGCCACGGTCACGGCCCAGGGCCGTGCGATGGTGATGGGCCAGGTCCGTGCGATGGTGATGGCCCGAGGCCGCGCGATGGAGAAGGGCCTGCCGCATGATCTGGTGGGTACACGGCCATTCCGCGGGTATTCGACACGATGCATTTCCGCTACCTCTAGGTCGAATGCGGTGAATGTTTGAACGGGCGCCGCGCTCGGTCGAGACAGGCTGTGCTTCCCCGTCGTCGCTGCGCACGCGGCGCCCATTCCTATCGGTACAGGCCCTTCACACCACCCCAAACCCAAGTCTCGATCGGCACGAGCAAGCAGGGCTCGGCCACGAAGCAACTCTCTTCGCCGTTGGTCCCTGTGGCTTGGAACTTCCCGGCGAGCCAGGAGGCCTCATGGCCACCTTGCGGAAGAGTGCAGATGTTGCGGAAGTCGGCTGCCGAATCGAGCGTGGTCCCCAGATTGGTGAGCGACAGGGTGTAGCGCACCGTTCCCGCGACGACGAGAGGCGAGAAGACGTCGCCCTGGGCCACGCACGCTGCGTAGACCTGCGGGTCGACCAGACCGGCCTTGACGCCCTCGAGGGTGGTCACGCCGTTGGTGAAGATGCCGAACCCGCCGGTGGCGCTCGATCCCTCCAGGTGATACCAGGTGGTTCCCTGGTCGGCGACGAGCGTCGTGCACGCCGCAGGGATGGGAACGCCGTCGTAGACCGTGCCCGTGCTGACGATGCTCGAACCCGCCAGGATGGTGGCGCCGGTGAGGCTCACGCCGGTGCCCGGAGGCACGTTGAAAAAGAACCCGGTGAGGACGGGATTCCCGAGCGCCGGGCTCTGGAAGGGGAAGACTCCGGAGGTGTTCTCGATGGTGAAGGTCACCGTCGCCGTCCCGGTCCCGGAGGCGAAGTTGCCGCCCGTGGCCGTGAAACCGATGGTGGCCTGAAACGACACTGTTTGATTCTCGGGACACAGGCCGTCCACGTTGGCGACGATCTGATCGGCCGACGCCGCGCCGGGCGCAAAGGCGAGGGTCACGATCGCAACGAACAGTGTTTTCATGGCGTGGCTCCTTGGTTGCGCGGTGGTTGTACCAAGCATCTCTCTCGGCCGACACCTCACGGCCCGCTCCTCCCTTCGCTGGGCATCAGCGGAGCAGTGTCATTTTCCGCGTCGCCAGGGTTCCGCCCCCTGCGAGCTCGTAGAAGTAGACGCCGCTCGGCATGTCGAGTCCCGCCTTGCTGCGCCCGTCCCACCAGACCAGGTGCTCTCCCGCCGGACGCTCCTCGTTCAGGAGCACCTGAACCAGTCGGCCGGCGACGTCATAGACGGCGAGTCGAACCCGGCCCCCTTGCGGCAGCGCGAAGGCGATGCGGGTGCGGGGGTTGAACGGGTTCGGCACGTTCGGGTCCAGCCGGTAGGCCGGAGGCGTCGTCGCGATCTCGGGCTGGTCGCTCGTTGTCATCTGCGTCGTCGAGATCGTGTACAAATGGTACGGACTCGGCTGGCTCTGTGAATTGGCGACGACGAAGGTGTAGGGGCCGCCGGCCGGGATCCAACGCACGACCTCGGTGGCCCCGTGCGTCGCCGACTGCGCCATGAGCCTTCCCAACGGATCCAAGAGGTAGAGAGAGAGCGCGTTGCCGTCCGGCACCTCCAAGACCGCCGTGATCAGAAGAGTGGACGAGTTCGTGGCGACGAGGTGAGGGGCGCCGGTCAGAAGGTCCGTCAATCCAGCAACGGTGCCCGCTGCAGAAACGGAAGTCTCCGTCGGGTTGCCGGTCCCGCTGCTGGCGCCATCATGAATGACGAACTCGTCCACGTAGATCATGTCCCTCTGCGGCTCGGGAGAGTCGTTCCGCACCACGAGACGGAAGACGTGGTCGCCATCGGCCGTCTCGAAGGCAGCGACCTCTCCGAAGCTGAGATCCTTCTTGCCGGAGTGGTCCGGCTTGTCCGGATCCGCTGGATCACGGTGGAAGTCAACGAGTCCCTGCGAGGTGGCGTCGATGAAGACTTCGGCATTGCCGCCCCGCGGCCCGCGGGCGATCCGCATCTCCACTTTCGACCCCGACCAGGCGAACTCGAGGAAAGCTTCGCCCCCGCCAGCGCCGACGTTGCGGCAGTAGTGGCCGTCACTGGCGCGCGAGTCCTCCACGCGGTGCCAGCCGCCGCTGCGGCTGACGCTCGGGTCGTCGCAATCCAGATGCGTGATGACGGGTGGCGTGGCCACTCGGCCCACGGCAGCGGCGGCGTTCACCAAACCGAAACCATGCAGCGGATCCCATCCGGGAGCACCGAGATCCGTTGCGGTTTCGTCGATGATCGCGCGCACCTGCTCGTTCGAGAGCAAGGGGTCGGAGCCGAAGACCAGAGCAGCCACGCCGGACACGTGCGGGCACGCCATGGAGGTGCCACTCAGCTTGGTGAAGTCACTCCTGCCGTTGAATATCGTCACCGTCGGATGGTCCGGCAACGCGGCCAGGGCCGCGCCGTCCTCCTGTGACATGGAGACAGCAGGCACCCAGTCGCGGCCGCGCGTGTCGTCCCGGGCAGTCCCGAGGGTGCCGTTGAAGTTGCCCGCGGCGTTGTTGTAGAGGATGACGCCAATGGCCCCCGCGTCCTGCGCCGCTCGCACTTTGTCGGCGAAGCTCGTGCCGCCGCGCTGTACCAGCACGATGTTTCCGGCGGACTCGGGCGGGTAGTCCGAGGGCAGGAGCCCGAGGCCCGCATCGACGGCCAAAGCAGTGATCCCTGGGGTCGTGGCCGCGAACTCCAAGGGATTGGCGTCGAGCCTCGCTCCAGCGTGGTCGACGCGGGCTTCACTGCCCGTGCCGCGGGGGAAGGTGGAGCGGACGTCGACCCCTGGCGCTACGACCTCGAGGCCTGGTCCGAAGTCGGAGAACTGCGCTCTTGCGAGCGTCCTATCCACGGCTCCGACGGCCAGCACGTCGGGATAGCCGGCGGGGAAGTTGAGGACCGGCGTTCCCACACCCTCCACGCCGTTGCCCGCGGCGGCGACCACCAGCAGGCCGGCCGCGAAGGCCGCCCCGTAGGCGGAGAGGCCAGTGGTGCTCGGTACCCTGCCGCCGAGGCTCATGCTGGCGACGCGAATATCGTTCTGCACGCACCAGTCGATGGCGGCCAGGATGTCCGATTCGAAGCCGCTGCCGGCATCGCTCAGCACCTTTAGGGCGTAGAGCTCTACCTCGGGGGCGACACCGACCACGCCGACGCCGTTGCGCTCGCCGGCGATGGTGCCGGCGCAGTGCGTGCCGTGGCCATGGCCATCTGCCGGCACGGGTGTATCGGTGACGAAGTTGTAACCGCCGCGGAAACGGTCATCGAGATCGAAGTGCAGCGCATCGATGCCGGTGTCGAGAACAGCCACCTTGATCGTCCGCCCGGTGGTCCGCTCCCAGACCGCTGGCGCGCCGACGGTCGTGATGCCCCAGGGAACGTCCTCACCGTCTGCCGTAGAGAAGGCCGACCCCTGCATCGGCACCGAGGTCGGCGAACCCTCGGCGTCGTGTTGGAAGACGAGGGAGCCCGCATAGGGCCCCGACGCCGGGGGACGAAAGCTCACCTCGAAGCCTTGGCTCGTCCCCGGCGCCAGGACTGCTCCGCTCGGCGTGACGGTGAAGGCGGTGTTGTTGGAGGTCACGTTGGAGACGGTGAGGGAGCGAGTGGAGCTGCTGTTGGTGACCGTCGCCGTGATCGTCCCGCTCGCTCCAGCCTCGAGGCTGCCGAAGTCCAGGCTTCCTGGTTGGACGGAGAATTCCGCCGTCACGCTCTGTAAGGGGAAGCTGCGCCCGCCGCCGCTGTTCGGAGCGCGATCGATGTTGACGAGCACGCCGCCCACGCCGGTGGCGCCCACGAGCTGCTGGCACTCGACGTAGGGGCTCCCCAGGACGTCTCCCGCTCCCGGAGCGGCGTTGCCGTTCGGCGCGCCGGCGAAGTTCGTGTTGGTCATCAGGATCTCGATGATCCCGCTCTCGACGTGGATCGCCCCGGCATCGGCAGGACCGACATCGGTGGCGAAGTTGCCATCGATGAAGCCGTAGCCGAAGGTGGGGGGTCCGGTCTCGGGCTTGCGCATTTCGACGTAGTACTCGTCTGCCGCGGTGCTGCCGGGTTTCTGCAGGGAGAAGACGAGCTTCCAGATGCCGTTGATGGGAAAGCCGTCGCCTGTCTGCGGGTTCGCCCCGGCGAGGCTTTGCACCCGAATCGAGAACAGCAGGTGCTCCGTATCGGGCTGGGACAGCCAAGCTGCAAGGATGTCCTGAGTCGCGTTTCCCGGCGGCGACTGGTCCCCGGCACTGGCACTCTCGTCGATCTCGGGGTCACTCTCGTTCCCCTGTGCGAGCATGACATTGTCCGGCTCGACGTAGTGCACCCGGTCATCCTGGCGGATCGCCTCGACGATGGCGTCACTCCCGGCCTGGATGGCGTAGGCCGGCACGAGCGAGTAGGCATGCAGGATCTGGGCACCATGCCCGGTGACCATGGCGCGCTCGCTTGGGCCCGGTGGGTTGTAGAAGGCGACGAAGTAGCGCCCTGCCGCGGACGCCACTGGGCGCTCCATGGGATAGCCGCCGAGCCTCTGGCCTTCGCCGGCTTGCTTCCCGAGGGAGGGATCGGCCCCGAGAGCGAGACAGGCGATGAAGACGGAAACCCAATGACTGGGACGTCGAAGGCAGGATTCCATGACCAGGCTCTCCCGGATACTGGAAGGAGTCTGCTGCACCGCTCGGCGCGGAGCGCGGCCACCTCCATGGTGCATTCTTGGCGGAGGAGAACGAGGGAGAGTCTCGCGAAAGGAGAATGACGTCGCCGTGAATTCCGCATTACATGTGCTTCATCCTGGTACCGGCCAGCGGAGGGGCAGAGAGGAGCCGCCGGCTCACATCCTTTGGCGGCAGAAACACATTGAATCTGCGGTACTTCTTCAACATCGTGGGGGAGGCGCAGGCTCGTTGCCTTGATCCAGCTCCGGAACCAGGCGGCGGACGTGCAAGAGGGACCGAACCCCCATGGGCCGGCGGTATGGCGCTTCCGAGACTCCCCCCCAGGAGCCCACGGAGGCCGGCGCGTCAGCAGCCGGGCCGGCGCCAGCCGCTGTCCGGGAGTTGCCGGCGCTCGACGGGGGCGATGCTCTGCCTACTTCTCGCCGCGACGGCGCCCGCCGCGTCCCAGCCCACGACCCCCACGGAGCATCAGGTCAAGGCAGCGTTTCTCTACAACTTCGGTCGTTTCGTGACCTGGCCCGCGCGCGCCTTCGCCGACAGCACGGCCCCCTTGCTCGTGGGCATCCTGGGTGAGGATCCCTTCGGAACGGAAATCGACGCCATGCTGCGGGGCAAGACGGTGGAAGGCAGGCCGGTGCAGGTGCAGCGTTTCCAGGAGCTTCGGGATCTCGGTCCTTGCCACATCCTCTTCACCGCTCGGTCGGATCCCGCTTTTTTGCAACAGTTGTTCGCCACCCTGCGCGGGCGCCCGGTGCTGACCGTCGGCGAGTCGACGGATTTCACCTCTCGCGGTGGGGTCATCCGGTTCTACTTGGAAGAAAACAGGGTGCGCTTCGAGATCAACGTGCGGGCGGCGCAACGGGCCGAGCTGTGGATCAGCTCCAAGCTGCTGAAGCTGGCACGGATCGTCGGGGAGGAGTCCGAGCGCTGACATGAAGAGATTTCGCGACCTGGCCATCCAGCGCAAGATGATCCTGATCATCATGGCCACGACCATGGTGGCGTTGCTGCTCGTCTGCTCTGGGTTCGTGGTGTACGACGTGCTGGCTTTTCGCCGCTCCATCCTGGGGAATCTGTCGATCCTGGCCAGCGTCATCGCCTCGAACAGCACGGCGGCGCTGGCCTTCGGCGACAGCGCCGCCGCTGGCGAGACCTTGGCGGCACTCCAGGCGGAGACCCACATCGTCGAAGCGGCGATGTACAACTCCCAGGGACAAGTGTTCGCGACCTACTCCCGCGCCGCCGGCGGGACGTTTTCGCCTCCCCCTCCGCAAGACGATGGACACCACTTCGGTGACGACCACCTGTCCCTGCACCGGGGCATCGAGTTGGCGGGGGAGCGGCTAGGGACGCTGTACATCCGCTCGGATCTGGCAGCCATGCGTACGCGGCTCACCCGCTACGCCCAGATCGTCGGTCTCGTCGTCGCCACCTCGCTCGTCGTGACCCTGTGGCTCTCCGCCCAGCTGCAGCGCCTCATCTCCGCTCCCATCCTACGGCTCGTACACACGGTGCGCCGAGTCTCGGCGGAGAGCGACTACTCCTTGCGCACCGCGAGCACGGGACGGGACGAGCTCGGGACCTTGATCGACACCTTCAACGAGATGCTGGGGCAGATCCAAACGCGGGAAAGCGCCTTGCAAGAGCGCACCCGGCAGCTCGAGGCGGCGAACAAGGAGCTCGAGTCCTTTAGTTACTCCGTCTCCCACGATCTACGTGTCCCGTTGCGCGCCATCGACGGCTTCTCGCTCATCCTCCTCGAGGAGCATGGTGGGGAACTGGGCGCCGAGGGGAAACGACTGTTGCAGGTCATCCGCTCGAGCGCTCAGGAAATGGGTCAGCTCATCGATGATCTGCTGTCCTTCTCGCGCTTCGGGCGGCTCCAGATGGAGCGATCCGAGGTGGATATGAACGGTCTCACTAGACAGCTGGTGGAAGAACTGCTGGCTCTGGAAGGCCCGCGCCGTCCACGGGTGGAGATCACCGACCTGCCCGCCACCCAGGGCGACCGCCGCATGCTACGGCAGGTGTTCGTGA
This genomic interval carries:
- a CDS encoding M6 family metalloprotease domain-containing protein — translated: MPPPAPGNSRGLPASVREELRRDPGLFYPRQGFRSVVERQKLQRRQLVRELERKGHSRSSAETIASSRITTTRFCPVLAGIYADKPAPDWPVTDLVDELFSLEYGATNPLGQPGSMREHYRDMSYGTFDLQGGVFGWFPLPEPGLFYTGDDNGLGTSAASGEAGAFIRHTLQAADPTLDFRIYDNDGPDNVPNSGDDDGKVDLVMFVHPNEGGECGGSEIWSHSFSYSGWTQHGQPFVTNDIGANGQPLLVDDYVIMPALSCFAGRIEIGVFSHEFGHALGLPDLYDRTAYDPAGQVSTGGMGLYCLMAAGAYGGDYAHPATPTQMCAWSKEELGWLAPREVVCDETAPLYYQGDAAEAVKLWRGGDYSQNEWFLVENRQRKKWDQYLLGTGFLITHIDNNVLTQNDESCPTGNPCLTGHYQVMVIEADNQWEMQTAAPPVVGPWFGESEDFFSAENNANWDDTTLPSSRDHAGAATGVSVRNIGPSSQKMLASFSVGQVCDTTPSLSVSFSRVSGGCDLDGFVDPGENVSLAVTIRNGPTAAPATGITGTLTSQNPMLSVVQGSAQFPDLGRGRVGSTIVPFRIHGNPGAFCGATASLALDLAAAGGYSVTQNILVQLAVDSLFVAISPFVDDMESGTENGWQHGSTINEDDWSHNTNGNHTFGAIPGHSWFSVAPPTGKDVTLEPPAFVPSATTVVTFWHRYDTENDWDGCLLELSLDGGESWIDVGDQTDVGYDDAVMVNPQSSISGRRCWNGMNASYPLFDAVNLAMAPWQGQTCLLRFRMATDLASSGVVLPGWNLDDYQVTHAAILRQQCEATALCTGAETDAPIFAGLETASNPNTPACDVADLKWQAASDMSPPVTYLIYASSSSPVPTVTPIASTSLLKHRVTGLTPNATYYFVVRARDSQGNVDANVVERNVTLACDAPDLVIDAVQVAEVAGCDGDGRPDGGESLSLAVTVRNAGGTHAKAVGATLRSLSNHLSVEHPTSGYGDLDAQHFEGGDQPFAIRVSSQTPCLTTATLALDLSAEGGYTVTRTFDLELESNRELVPLQFFDDMEGTAPNGFTHAALSGVDDWGYTTSAAYSPTHAWFASDSPAIKNIVLVSPLLYVSPTSVLSFRHQYVLEDGYDGAVLEISADGGATWQDIGNTYNSTRVPVNPNGSPFARGTLFWSGNSNGFQMVTVNLGGMTAPLGQPLYAGKSVLVRWRLGCNAANLTPAEGWWLDEISLTDSGTFETVCDGTPACGTTDLTENRTPRLTVLEQNRPNPMNPATTIHYAVAPEDAGHVRLTIYNVAGRVVRRLVDSWQEEGAYRVTWNGIDATGTRVASGLYIYELQVGTRRLTRKLAVLQ